The proteins below are encoded in one region of Tepidisphaeraceae bacterium:
- a CDS encoding ROK family protein, producing the protein MQHDTHRPVEPMGERERQFASLIWRRGPIGRREIHQLTRVHPTLTGQAVASLIDRGLVRDAAPPPTTDRGRPQVPVEIDSASRTFLGLSIAPGVVRLARVNARGVACGSEHVERVTRDSRLIQTAATVLRAQVDPSVFSIGISFTGVVDPQARALLFSSSLRSSATTVPLDPLYDAAGDTPIVLHNDMHALALRWLLTHGGPSGDVLLVGLDDGRLGASLLIDGKPHRGSVSAANELGHTRLAVATDRCYCGQEGCLERIVSTRQLARFGAKSDRRLSEVLAAPKLDRAAMDHVLDHLVTGLANAVNFIRPKTLVISSPLARYEVLVYVLRRELPPRILPGLRQQVSIEFADQFDFQSAENAAWLALADVFGGNATESEEPS; encoded by the coding sequence ATGCAGCATGATACTCATCGGCCGGTGGAACCCATGGGCGAGCGCGAACGTCAGTTCGCGTCGCTCATCTGGCGGCGCGGTCCCATCGGTCGGCGGGAGATCCATCAGCTCACCCGCGTCCACCCAACGCTCACGGGTCAAGCAGTCGCATCATTGATCGACCGCGGGCTGGTGCGCGATGCCGCTCCGCCACCGACCACGGATCGTGGTCGTCCGCAGGTGCCGGTCGAGATCGACTCTGCAAGCCGAACGTTCCTGGGTTTATCGATTGCACCGGGAGTTGTTCGCCTTGCACGGGTCAACGCCAGAGGCGTTGCCTGCGGATCGGAACATGTCGAGCGAGTGACGCGCGATTCGCGGTTGATCCAGACCGCTGCGACGGTGCTTCGCGCCCAGGTTGACCCGTCGGTCTTCTCGATCGGCATCAGCTTTACGGGCGTGGTTGACCCCCAGGCGCGGGCACTGCTGTTCAGCTCGTCGCTGCGATCGTCAGCGACCACCGTGCCACTCGATCCGCTTTACGACGCGGCCGGTGACACGCCGATCGTCCTTCACAACGACATGCACGCGCTGGCCCTTCGTTGGCTGTTGACGCACGGCGGACCCAGCGGTGACGTGCTTCTGGTGGGCCTGGATGACGGGCGGCTGGGCGCGTCGCTCTTGATCGACGGTAAGCCGCACCGGGGCAGCGTGAGCGCGGCGAACGAGCTAGGGCACACACGCTTGGCCGTTGCCACAGACCGGTGCTACTGCGGGCAGGAAGGATGCTTGGAGCGCATCGTCAGCACGCGCCAACTGGCCCGCTTCGGTGCCAAGAGTGACCGCCGACTAAGCGAGGTGCTGGCCGCCCCGAAGCTGGACCGCGCAGCGATGGACCACGTGCTTGATCATCTGGTGACCGGCTTGGCCAACGCCGTGAATTTCATCCGCCCCAAGACGCTTGTGATCAGCAGCCCACTGGCCCGCTACGAAGTATTGGTGTACGTCCTGCGGCGTGAACTGCCGCCGCGCATCCTGCCGGGGCTGCGGCAGCAGGTTTCGATTGAGTTCGCCGACCAGTTTGACTTTCAATCAGCGGAGAATGCGGCGTGGCTCGCATTGGCCGACGTCTTCGGCGGAAACGCCACGGAGTCCGAGGAGCCCTCTTGA
- the nagB gene encoding glucosamine-6-phosphate deaminase: MTSAHRSPQHSKLPHRVFKSAHDASRSVAAEIAALIRETNASGRPCVLGLATGSTPTGVYGELIRMHVEEGLSFRNVITFNLDEYYPMQPGAVQSYVRFMHEHLFDHIDVPPAYINLPDGTLAIEKVPAFCDAYEAKIEAAGGIDLQILGIGRSGHIGFNEPGSSDDSRTRIITLDKLTRLDAAGDFFGEQYVPRRAITMGVGTILRARRVIMLAFGEGKAGVIAKAMEGPVTPAVSASFLQRHPNTLVVLDDASSAKLACYAQPWTCGPVKWDDPELVKKAVIALALETRKPILHLTEEDYNEGGLQDLLAQKGRAYDTNLNVFRALTATVTGWPGGKPDHAKRPGDISRPGDDIFPKRCLIFSPHPDDDVISMGGTLIRLVDHGHDVHVAYQTSGNIAVFDADALRFADFARDFAHLIGVGTAQTDAIEQHIEEFLRNKQPGQLDSKEIAAIKGLIRRGEARAGCRECGVPMANLHFLDMPFYETGAVKKKPIGEPDVQLIVDLLEQLKPHQIYAAGDLSDPHGTHRVCLDAIVRAIARIKHQPWFGDCQVWLYRGAWQEWEPERVDMAVPLSPEEVERKRLAIFRHQSQKDRAMFPGADPREFWQRAEDRNRETAVLYDRLGLAQYAAMEGFVRWTGAK, encoded by the coding sequence ATGACTTCAGCCCATCGATCGCCGCAGCATTCCAAGCTACCGCATCGCGTCTTCAAGTCCGCGCACGACGCGAGTCGATCGGTGGCAGCGGAGATCGCGGCGCTCATTCGCGAGACGAACGCCTCCGGCCGCCCGTGCGTGCTTGGGCTTGCGACCGGCAGCACGCCAACGGGCGTCTACGGGGAGTTGATCCGCATGCACGTCGAAGAGGGGCTGTCGTTTCGGAACGTGATTACGTTCAACCTCGACGAGTACTACCCGATGCAGCCGGGCGCGGTGCAGAGTTACGTGCGGTTCATGCACGAGCACCTGTTCGACCACATCGACGTTCCGCCGGCATACATCAACCTTCCGGATGGTACTCTGGCGATCGAGAAGGTGCCGGCGTTCTGCGACGCGTATGAAGCCAAGATCGAGGCAGCGGGCGGGATCGACCTGCAGATCTTGGGCATCGGTCGCAGTGGGCACATCGGCTTCAACGAGCCCGGCAGTTCCGACGACAGCCGCACGCGCATCATCACGCTCGACAAGCTGACACGTCTTGATGCGGCCGGTGACTTCTTCGGTGAACAATACGTGCCGCGCCGCGCGATCACGATGGGTGTCGGCACCATTCTGCGGGCCCGGCGCGTCATTATGCTGGCTTTCGGTGAAGGCAAGGCCGGCGTGATCGCCAAAGCAATGGAAGGCCCGGTAACGCCGGCGGTCTCGGCGAGCTTCCTGCAGCGGCACCCGAATACGCTCGTGGTGCTCGATGACGCATCCAGCGCCAAATTGGCCTGTTACGCGCAGCCATGGACGTGTGGCCCGGTGAAGTGGGACGACCCGGAACTGGTGAAAAAGGCCGTCATCGCGCTGGCATTAGAGACCCGCAAGCCGATCCTGCACCTGACGGAGGAAGATTACAACGAAGGGGGCCTTCAAGACCTGCTGGCGCAGAAGGGTCGCGCCTACGATACGAACCTCAATGTCTTTCGCGCGCTGACCGCCACCGTCACCGGTTGGCCGGGCGGTAAGCCGGACCACGCCAAGCGACCCGGCGACATATCGCGGCCGGGTGATGACATCTTCCCCAAGCGCTGCCTGATCTTCAGCCCGCACCCCGACGATGACGTGATCAGCATGGGCGGCACCCTGATCCGGCTCGTGGACCACGGGCATGACGTGCACGTGGCCTACCAGACCAGCGGCAACATCGCCGTCTTCGATGCCGACGCGCTGCGCTTCGCCGACTTCGCGCGCGACTTCGCGCACCTCATCGGAGTGGGCACGGCACAAACCGATGCGATTGAGCAGCACATCGAAGAGTTCCTGCGCAACAAGCAGCCCGGACAGCTGGACAGCAAGGAGATCGCTGCGATCAAAGGCTTGATTCGGCGGGGTGAGGCACGGGCGGGCTGCCGTGAGTGCGGCGTGCCGATGGCCAACCTGCATTTCCTGGACATGCCGTTCTATGAGACCGGCGCCGTGAAGAAGAAGCCGATCGGCGAGCCGGACGTGCAACTGATCGTCGATCTGCTCGAGCAGTTGAAGCCGCACCAGATCTATGCCGCCGGCGACCTGTCCGACCCGCACGGCACGCACCGCGTGTGTCTGGACGCGATCGTGCGTGCGATCGCCCGCATCAAGCACCAGCCCTGGTTCGGAGACTGCCAGGTGTGGCTCTACCGCGGGGCGTGGCAGGAGTGGGAACCGGAACGTGTGGATATGGCGGTGCCGCTGTCGCCTGAGGAGGTCGAGCGGAAGCGGCTGGCGATCTTCCGACATCAGAGTCAAAAGGACCGGGCTATGTTTCCCGGGGCCGATCCGCGCGAGTTCTGGCAGCGAGCCGAAGACCGCAACCGCGAGACGGCGGTGCTGTACGACCGGCTGGGCTTGGCGCAATACGCGGCGATGGAAGGCTTCGTTCGTTGGACGGGGGCCAAATGA
- a CDS encoding DUF4038 domain-containing protein has protein sequence MNSLAKVWQPVEVSATAKADFVNPYTDVTVWIEWQQVGGNGTPLRRPAYWDGGNTWRVRFAPPTAGQWVGKWFSQPADEGLVDEATIDATPYDSAEPLLNRGLLRMSSGGRSVIHADGTSWLMVADTAWALPWRATEAQAEAYAADRRSKGFNAALLMTVQPDMKAVGPRDRTALDGFDVGFEDLSDGHLNQMNVSYFQNLDRLMAILLRHGIVPVYQPVFHGYGWKGLDTAGRVVGPAEYARYCRYLVARYGASPAIWLIGADGHGTEPGVSAGGREVEQWDCYRQPTGMHYAPMHHANINQGERWLDFQWCQTGHLGEHLPERVAEMTRNLPTKAVANGEPTYERIGHPDRGVGWWQGHEAWANLCAGGTMGVVYGAGSLWQWRLTRDEAHAGWCCAEHADWRDALAFEGSNYVGIVGKIFAGLPCADMREDFITTLPAGRALVVPGRLLVKYQEFGDGFAVLFEDVPRNYRVHDPRTGEVIGRGQLGTGARPRVELGRDRQPRVVVFCDEFAESD, from the coding sequence ATGAACTCACTTGCGAAGGTCTGGCAGCCAGTCGAGGTCTCTGCAACCGCCAAAGCTGATTTCGTGAATCCATATACCGATGTCACCGTCTGGATCGAGTGGCAGCAGGTGGGCGGCAACGGCACGCCGTTGCGTCGTCCGGCGTACTGGGACGGGGGAAACACGTGGCGCGTGCGTTTCGCGCCGCCAACAGCGGGGCAGTGGGTCGGGAAGTGGTTCTCTCAGCCGGCTGATGAAGGGCTGGTGGACGAGGCCACGATTGATGCGACGCCGTACGACTCGGCAGAACCCTTGCTGAATCGTGGTCTGCTGAGAATGTCGTCCGGTGGGCGCAGCGTCATCCACGCCGATGGTACATCGTGGCTGATGGTCGCCGACACGGCTTGGGCACTGCCTTGGCGGGCGACGGAGGCGCAGGCTGAAGCATACGCCGCCGACCGTCGGTCTAAGGGTTTCAACGCGGCCCTGCTGATGACCGTTCAACCTGACATGAAGGCCGTCGGGCCGCGCGACCGCACCGCGCTCGACGGCTTCGACGTCGGGTTCGAGGACTTGTCCGACGGTCACCTGAACCAGATGAACGTCAGCTACTTTCAGAACCTCGACCGGCTGATGGCGATCCTGCTGCGCCACGGAATCGTGCCGGTGTATCAGCCGGTGTTTCACGGCTACGGTTGGAAGGGACTCGACACTGCGGGTCGGGTCGTGGGGCCGGCTGAGTACGCGCGCTACTGTCGGTACCTCGTGGCGCGCTATGGAGCCAGCCCGGCGATCTGGCTGATTGGCGCTGATGGGCATGGCACCGAACCGGGCGTGTCGGCGGGCGGTCGCGAGGTGGAGCAGTGGGACTGCTACCGCCAGCCGACCGGCATGCATTACGCGCCGATGCACCATGCGAACATCAACCAGGGCGAGCGCTGGCTCGACTTTCAGTGGTGCCAGACGGGCCACCTTGGTGAACACCTGCCCGAGCGCGTCGCCGAGATGACGCGCAACCTTCCCACAAAGGCCGTTGCCAACGGAGAACCGACTTACGAGCGCATCGGCCATCCTGATCGCGGCGTCGGCTGGTGGCAGGGACACGAGGCATGGGCCAACCTGTGCGCCGGCGGCACGATGGGCGTGGTCTACGGCGCCGGCAGCCTCTGGCAGTGGCGGCTCACGCGCGACGAAGCGCACGCCGGCTGGTGCTGTGCCGAGCACGCCGACTGGCGTGACGCGCTGGCGTTCGAAGGGTCGAACTATGTCGGTATCGTCGGCAAGATCTTCGCAGGTCTGCCCTGCGCAGACATGCGAGAGGATTTCATCACGACGCTGCCCGCCGGCCGTGCGCTGGTGGTGCCGGGACGGCTGCTGGTGAAGTATCAGGAGTTCGGTGACGGCTTCGCGGTGCTGTTCGAGGACGTGCCGCGCAACTACCGCGTTCACGACCCGCGTACCGGCGAAGTGATCGGCCGAGGTCAACTCGGCACTGGTGCGCGTCCTCGCGTCGAGCTTGGCCGCGATCGCCAGCCGCGGGTTGTGGTGTTCTGTGATGAGTTTGCGGAATCTGATTGA